The genomic window ATTCGCGCGAGTTTCTTGTGGACGAAGTACAAGACACTGTCCTTTTGCCTGACCTGGGTTGCCAGCATTGCTTCGCCTCCGGTCCGCATTGGTTCGGCGGATATTCGAAAATATCGACGGGCCCGTGCTGAGTGTCAAACGGTCATCGGTCAGGTTGCTCGTTTCGGTACAGGTTGCCCCGCTCGTCTCGCCTGTCGTCGCGCGAGGCGGCGGTCCCGGAGCTCGGTCGCGAGGTGTCGCAGGTCGGCGACGCGATCGGATTCGTCTACGATCTCGACGCCGAGGATCGTCTCCACGAGGTCCTCGAGGGTGACGAGCCCGCTCATGCCCCCGAACTCGTCGACGGCCATGGCGACGTGTTCACCCTCGTCCAGGAAGTGCCGCAAGGCGCGTGCGAGTGTCGCGCTGTCCGGGATGAATGTGACGTCGCGCATGAACTCGGTCAGCGGTGTCTCGGGTGCCGCCCCGCGGGCCGCGGCCAGCAGAGCTTCTCGCTGAACGCAGTACCCCTTCACGCGGTCGCGATCCTCTGCGAACAACGGAATACGCGAGACGGAGCTCGTCTCAGTGTGCTCGACGAGTTCGCCGAGGGTCGACGTGGTCGGGAGCATGATGACCACGGTGCGCGGAGTCATCACGTCTTCGACTTTGATCTGCTCGAGCTCGAGTACGTTCTCGAAGACCTGGGATTCCTGCATTTCGATCGCGCCCTCGCGCGCCGCCATCCCGACCAGCGCGGTGAGCTCGCTGCGTGAGATCGGCGGTGTGCCGCCCGGAGCGATCAGCCGGGTGAGGAAGCGGGTCAGATACAGGATGGGGGCGAGGGCAAAGGTGAGAATCCCGATGGTTCGGCCGACGAAGTTGACAAGGTGCGCGGCGTAGACGGTCCCAAGGGTCTTCGGGATGATCTCGGTGCAGATCAGGACGAGGATCGTGAGGACACCCGAGAAGATCCCGACCCGGGCGCTGCCGAAGACCCGGGCGGCCTGCGCACCCGCTAGTGCCGCGCCGAGGGTCTGCGCAATCGTGTTCATGGTGAGAACGGCCGAAATCGCGTCGTCGATTCGGTGGCGCTTCAGGTCCAGGAGCAGAATCGCCCCCTGGCTACCCGAATTTGCCCGGGACTCGATGTCCGAGATCCGAACCGAGAGCAGGGTGGCTTCCAGCAGCGAGGCCAGGAACGACACGGTGAGCGCCGTCCCCACATAGAGGACGAGCAGCCAGGCGTCGGCGCTCATCCGGTCTCCCGAGTCGGATCCATCTCCGGCTCGGGAAGTATCATGAGATACTGGAACGCGGCCACCGGATCTGGCTAGTCTGGCGGTGGGACGGCCCCCCCCCTTCCGATGAGCACTCCAGATCCCGGACACAACGCCCAGTTGCCCGCCGACCCCGTCGGCCCGCGGGCGATCCGCGCGGCCTACCGAGCGGCGAATGCCGACCTGCTGCGCCAGCGGATCGACATGGGCGTGGCCCTCTTCTCGCTGACCGGGTTCGCACTGCTGTTCCAGGAGTGGGCGGCCTACCAGGAGCAGGCCGAGTCGGTCGGGCTGATTTTCGCGGGGCAGGTCCTGATCTGCGTCGCGGCGCTGTCTCTTGCCAGATGGCAGCGCGTGCGGGAGAGGCTTCCGGCGATCGGCGCGCTCCTCGCGTCGGCAATCGTGGGGACGGTTTTTGTGGAGGACGTGCTCCTCGGGTTGTCGCCGGAAGTGATCACCATCGGTCTGGTTTCGATCCTGTCGTGCACGGCGGCGCTCTTCCCGTGGGGATGGCGGGCGCAATGCGTGGTCAGTGGGGTCTGCGTGCTCGGGCTCGTCGGCGTCGAGGTGCTGGGGTTGGTGGAGCCGGTGGGAGCGCATGCATATGCGGGCCTGATGACGGTCGCCGCCGCGACGGTCGCGGGTGCCCTGCTGGTCGGCCGCTACCGCTTTGCGGCTTTCCAGCGTGCGGCGGGTCTCGAGCGGGTCTCCCGCGCCAATCGCGAGGAGGCGGACATCGCGGCGGCCCTGGTCGAGGTCGGCCACACTCTCGCCGCCGTCGTCGGAAATCCCGATGTCTTCGACCGCGTGAATCGTCTCATCGCGGAGCTGCTCGGTTGTGACTGGAGTGGGACCGTGACCCTGGATCCGGAACGCCGGGTGTATCGGGTCGTCGGCTTGCACGGTGTGTCTGCAGAGATTCGGGAGCAGGCCGAATCGATGGAGTTTCCTGAGGAGAGCTTCCCATTGCTCCGGAAGCTCGAAGACGGCGGCATGGTCGAGGTTCAGGACGCCTCGGCGAACGGCCTGGTGCCGGCCGCCTTCTTCGAGAAGTTTCGCGTGTCCGCAGCACTCGCGGCTCCGATCGTGCTCGGCGGGGAGGTCGTAGGCGTGGTGACGAACGGTTACGCCGAGCAGCGTGGGCCTTTCAGCCGCAGGCATCGACGCATTACGGCCGGGATCGCACAGGCGACGGCGATCGCGGTCGAGAATCAACGTCTCTTTAACGATCTGACGCGCGCGAACCGCGTGAAGAGCGATTTCGTTTCGACGATGTCGCACGAGCTGCGTACGCCGGTGAACGTTATGCTCGGCTTCGCGCGCGTGTTGGAGGAGGGCGACGCGGGGGAACTCTCGGGCGAGCAGCGCGACATCGTCCGGCGCATTCGCCGCAGTGGCCTTCGGCTCGGTGAACTCGTCGACGCGATTCTCGACCTGAGCAAGCTCGAGTCGAGCGCCGAACGCGTGAAGCTCGATTGGGTCGAGCTCGATTCCTTCCTCGCCGATCTCGAAGAAGAGTTCGCTGCCGAGGCTGAGGAAGCGGCCGTGCATCTAGAATGGCAGAACCTTCTGGACGGCCGACGTATCCTCACGGAAGAGCGTTGCTTGAAGACGATTCTCCGCCACCTCGTGAGGAACGCGGTGAAGTTCGCCCCGCGCGGAGAGGTTCGGGTCGAGATCGCGCAATCGGCGGCCTCGCTCGTCCTGATAGTCAGTGACTCGGGGATCGGCATCGCACCGGAGGACGTGGAGTCGATCTTCCAGGAATTCCACCAGATCGATGCGACCGACTCGCGCGAGTTTGGCGGGGTCGGTCTCGGCCTCCACATCGTTCACCGACTGGTCGAGCGCTTGGGGGGCTCGGTCGCGGTCGTGAGCGAGCCCGGGCGCGGGTCCGACTTCACTGTCGAGATTCCCGCGCAATTCGCCCGCGCGCGGGGGGCTTGAGCCGCCCCCTTTTGTGGGGCGTCGGCCCCTGTTAGCCATAGGTCTCCACTTCGGGGTCGCATAGCTCAGTTGGTTAGAGCGCCCGCTTCACATGCGGGAGGTCCGGGGTTCAAATCCCTGTGCGACCACTTCCGAAGCGCCTGGGCAGACGCGGTCGGGTCTGCTGTGCCGGCCCGGCCGCCGCTCAAGCCCGGCCCCCGGTCCTGCCGATCCTCCCTCCAGCGGGGAGGTCATCATGAAGTGGATCATTGGAATGGCGGTCATCGCGGGCCTGTTGTGGCTCGGCGGAGACCGGGTAAACGAGCTCCTCGCGTCGGGTCGGGAGTCCGCCGGAAGCCTCACGGCCCCCATCCACGGGCTGGCGAAGACGGTCGACCAGACTCGGGAGCGCGTCGACGAGACGAATCGGAAGATAGAGGCGCTGTCGGGCCAGGCGGCCACCGCATCGGCCGGGAGCGCCGCGTCGGCGTACGGCGCGCAGGCGCGTCGGGACCTGGACGCGCTCACTCGCTGAGCCGGTTCGTTTCCCCTGAGCCGGGGGATTTGCTAGCGCGCCAAGGACCTCATGCTGGACGGCCTTTGGCGTTACCGAACATTCATCGCGAGCATGGTCCGACGCGAGTTCCAGGCTCGCTACCTGGGCTCGGCGCTCGGCTCCTTGTGGTCGGTGCTGAATCCGCTCGCGATGATCTTCATTTACACGGTCATCTTCGGGCAGGTGATGCGCGCCCGTTTGCCCGGCGTCGAAGACGGAACCAGCTACGGGATCTTCCTGTGCGCCGGGCTGCTGCCCTGGAACATGTTCGTCGAGACTCTGCAGCGCGGCACCAACGTTTTCGTCGACCAGGGGAACCTCCTGAAGAAGATGACGTTCCCGCGGGCGTCTCTGCCGATCATCGTGGTTGCCTCGGCGTTGGTGAACTTCGCGATCATCTTCGGACTGCTGCTCTTCGTGATGTTGGTGCTCGGACGCTTCCCCGGCTGGCCGCTACTCGGGCTCGTACCGCTTCTCTTCTTGCAGCAGATGATCGCTGTGGGCATCGGCGTCGGGCTCGGTGTTTTGAACGTGTTCTTCCGCGACGTCGGACAGGCAGTGGGGATCCTTCTTCAGTTCTGGTTCTGGTTCACGCCGATCATCTACCCGCTCTCGATCCTCGGTGAGCGCCTCCAGTTCCTGGTCCGGCTGAATCCGATGACGGCGTTCGTGGACGCCTACCAGGGTATCCTTCTGTACGATCGCTCTCCGGACTGGCTCTCGTTTCTTCCGCACCTGGTACTCGCGTGCCTGGCCCTGGCGTTAGGACGGAAGATCTTCCGACGCCTCGCCGGCGAGATGACGGACTACCTCTGATGGGACGCATCGTCGCACGAGGCCTCGGGAAGAAGTTTCGGATCTACCGGCGCTCCCGCGATCAGCTGTTGGAGTGGATGTCGCGCGGCGGCAAGACCCTCCACCGGGAAGACTGGGTGCTTCGGGACATCGACTTCGAAGTGAACGAAGGCGAATCCGTCGGCATCATCGGAATGAACGGAGCGGGGAAGAGCACGCTCCTGCGAATCCTCACGGGAACGACGCTGGCGAGCGAGGGCTCGTTCGAGGTCTCTGGTCGGGTCGCCGCGTTGCTGGAGTTGGGGCTCGGGATCCACCCCGAGTTCGATGGGTGGCAGAATGCGGGGCTCGCGTGCCGACTCCTCGGCGTGGAAGAGCACGACATCCCGAAGGTCCTTCCCTGGGTGCAGGAGTTTTCCGAGCTCGGCAGCCACATGGATCAGCCGGTCCGAACCTACTCGACGGGGATGCAGGTCCGGTTGGCCTTCAGTGCGGCGACGGCCGTTCGTCCCGATGTCCTGATGGTCGACGAAGCTCTCTCCGTCGGCGATGCTTACTTTCAGCACAAGTCGATGAGCCGCATCCGCGCGTTCCGGGAGGAGGGTACGACGCTTCTGTTCGTGACCCACGATCCGGGAGCGGTGAAATCGCTCTGCGACCGCGCGCTGCTCCTGGAGGCGGGTCGGCTCGTGCTGGATGACGCACCCGACGCGGTCTTTGACTACTACAACGCGCGCATCGCGCAACGTGAGAAAGACGCGGAGATCGAGCAGCACAAGGACTCCGAAGGCCGTTCGGTTACGCGCTCGGGTACGCGAGAAGCCGAGTTGGTGTCAGTCACAGTCGAAGACGGCGAGGGCCGGCCCGCGCGCCTCTTCCGCGTCGGTGCGGCCGCGACGATCCGTTGCCGAATCAAGCTGAACGCTGCGATGGACTGTCCGACCGTCGGCTTCGTGATTCGGGATCGACTCGGCTCCGATGTGTTCGGGTCCAATACGTTCCACCTGGATGTCGGAGGGGCCGTCGGTGAGGCCGGCGAGCTGTTTGAGGCGGAATTCCGCACCGTGATGCACCTGGGGCCTGGCACGTACTCCCTGAGCGTCGCGCTACATCGCGATCATGTACACGTCGAGTCGAACTACGATTGGTGGGATCGCGCGGCGTTGATCGAAGTCGTGCCCGGGGAGAATGCGCCGTTCACCGGACTGGCCGCGCTTCCCATTGAGGGCACGGTTCGACGTCGCCCGTCCGGGGATTGAGCGTGGCCGCTCGCGTCTCGGTCACGCTCGTCACGTTCGACAGCGCAGAGGACCTGCCGCGTTGTCTCGACGCGCTCGCCGCGCAGACGCAGGCGCCGGCGGAAGTCATCGTCGTGGACAACGCGTCGTCCGACGGGAGCGCGGGTGTCGCTGAGCGCCACGCGGTGGTGACGCGTGTGGAGCGGAATACCGACAATCGTGGGTTCGCCGCGGGGCAGAATCAGGCGCTCGGGCACGCGGGCGGGGACTGGGTCCTCGTCTTGAATCCCGACGTGACGCTCGGGCCGGGGTTTCTCGAGGCGCTCGGAGAGCACTTCGAGGCGCCGCCCGCGCTCGGAACGCTCTGTGGCAAGCTTCTGCGGGCCGAACCAGACGGCTCTCCGCGGACGCCCCCGACGCTCGACTCCGCCGGGGTCGTGTTCGAGCGCTCCTTTCGCCACCTGGATCGGGGTTCCGAGGCGCGCGACGACGGCCAGTTCGATCGGCTCGAGCCTGTTTTCGGGGCTACAGGCGCCGCCGCCTGCTACCGACGCGACATGATCGAGGATGTTTCCATCGAAGGTGAGTTCTTCGACGAGGCGTTCTTCGCATACCGCGAGGACGCGGACCTGGCGTGGCGGGCGCAGCTCCTCGGATGGGACTGTCTTTACGTTCCGAAGGCGGTCGGGTATCACGTTCGCCGTGTTCTGCCGGCGAATCGTCGTGGGGTGGCAGCTGTTCTCAACCGCCATTCCGTCAAGAACCGGTTCCTGATGCGGATCAAGAACGCGGACAGTGCCGTGATCCTTCGTTGCGGAGCTCGGGGCGTCGCTCGCGATCTGCTGGTGCTCGGCGGTTGCCTCACGACGGAGTGGAGTTCTCTGCCGGCCTTCATGGACGTGGCGCGACTCTGGCCGCGTGCGCGCCGGCAGCGGAAGGTCATCCAGGCGCGCCGTCGGCGGGATCCGTCCGTGGTCGCGGGGTGGTTTACGTGACGCCGGCGAGCGGTACCTCGGCGCCCCGCAGCACGCCTGTGCTGGGCTCTCGCCAGGAGCACCTGCGGACGTTGTCGATCGCCTGGCAGCTCGCGCGCTTGGACCTGGTTCGTCGCTACACCGCGACGATGTTGGGCCTCGCGTGGGCGGTTCTTTCGCCTCTGCTGATGGCCGCGGTCATCGGGCTCGTATTCGCACGGTTGTTCGGCGTGGAACTGCGGACCTTCCTGCCCTACCTCTTCTTGAACCTGACCCTCTGGGGATTCTTCATCGCGTGTCTCGACGGTGGCGCGATCTCTTTTCTCGCGGCCGAAGGCTACATCAAGCAGGTCCCGCGCGTATCGCTCTTCACGTACCCGTTGCGGATGATCTTCGCGGCTTTCGTCACGCTGCTCCTGGGTCTCGTGGCCGCCGCGCTCGTCTCACTCGTGTTCGGCGGCCGGATCAGCCCGGCCTGGTTTTACATCCTGCCCGGGCTCGTCGCGTGGTTCCTCTTCGGGTTCTCGATCGCTTGCGTGTCTGGTGTCTTCAACACCGCCGTACGTGACTTTCAGTACATCCAGTCCGTAGGCATCCAGGCGCTCTTCTACGCCACGCCGGTCATGTTCCCCGCGGATCTCCTCGTGAGCCACGGCCTCTCGTGGATGCTGACGTACAACCCGATCTACCACCTGATGGTCCTGGTGCGCGTGCCGATGTTGGTCAATCAGGTCCCGGCGGCGCCGCACTACGTCGCCTCGATCGCGACCCTCGTCGTTTCTTTGTCGGCGGCGTACTTCGCCGTGAAGCGAGCGCGACCTCGCCTGGTGTTCTGGCTGTGATCCGCCTCGAGGACATCTCGCTCACGTTCCCTGGCCAGGGGGCGCAGAGCCTGCGCGAGAAGTTCACGTCTCTCGTGCGGTCCTCGGCCAAGGTGCCCGATCGCGGTTCCGTGACCGCCCTGCGCGAGGTGAACATCGACATCCGCTACGGACAGCGGGTCGGCGTGATTGGCTTGAACGGTGCGGGCAAGACGACCCTGCTGAAGGTGATGTGCGGGATCTATCCGGTGACGTCTGGTCGGTTGACGGTCGAAGGGGATATCGCGTGCCTCTTCGAGATCGCGACCGGGTTCGAGATGGAGGCGACCGGCTGGGAGAACATCATCACCCGCGGCCTTCTCGTCGGTCTCACCCGCCGTGAGATCCGCGACCGTACGCAGGAGATCGCGGACTTCACCGAGCTTGGCGCGGCGCTCGACCGGCCGGTGAAGACGTACTCGGCCGGCATGTTCATCCGGCTCGCCTTCGCGGTGTCGACCTCGATTCTGCCGGATGTGCTGCTCCTCGACGAAGTTGTCGCCGCCGGGGACCAGCACTTTCAGGACAAGGCGACACGTCGCCTGCAGCAGATGGTGGAGCACGCATCTATCCTGGTTCTGGTCAGCCATTCCATGGATACGATCCTCACGAACTGCACCCGGGTAGTCTGGATCGAAGCCGGTCGTGTCCGGATGGATGGACCCGCGGAAGAGGTCGTCCAGGCTTACACGGCGGAATGAAGGTCAGCCCGGGCGAAGCCGCCCCGTGAGGCGGCCGATGACGCGCTCGGTGAACCGGACCGGTCCGTAGACGGCGAGGCGGTCCAGCGCGTGCCAGAACGCTCCCGTGCGCAGGTGGACCTGCTCGGGCCAGCACTCGGGCGCGCGGTGTGCGAGGAGGGGCTTGAGTGTGGTGCTCCAGTGGGGCACGAGGGCTCCGACCGAGAAGCGTGCCTCGACATCGAGGTAGGCGGCATGGCCGAGTCGCTCGCGCAGAGCGCGCTCGGAGAGCAAGCGAGCGATGGCGTCGTGCCAGGCCGCCGGCTCATTGGGGCAAAGCAGCCCGGTTGCCCCGTCGCGCACGATGTCTCCGTTGGGCGGCACCCCCGAGTAGATGCCGGCGACGCCGAGGGAGCCGTATTCCAGGTACTTGTTCCAGTACTTGAAGCGGTGGAAGTCGCTCTCGGGCAGGGGCGCGAGCCCGATCGAAAGCTCGAGCGCGAGGGCTCGCCGGCGCCACGTACCGAAGTCGCTCTCGAAGGGGTGGCGGAGGGCGCCGAGGTCGGCCGCAACTTTCGGATCCGCGCCGCAGAAGACGAACTCGATGTTCTGCCCCTGCTCGCGCTTCAGCTGGCGGAGGACGTCTCCGAGCAGCTCGTCGATGTACGGTCCGTGATCCACACTGCCGAGAAAACCGATGCGAACGGGTTCGCCGTCCGGCCTGGGAACGGTCTCTCCAGGGAGTCGGGCCGGGCGTGGTTGGAGGACCCGCACCGCACGCCCTCCGTGCCGCGCGTCGAGCTCTTCTCGTAGTCGGTCACTGCAGACGAGGACGTCGTCCGCTTCGCGGACCAGGAAGGCAACGTTCTCGCGTACCTCGGCGGACGTGAAGAAATAGCCGCTCCGTGCGCTATCCGGCACCCGTTCGAGATCGTCGTCGAGGTAGGTTGCGACGCGCTTTCCTAGGCGTCGCGCCTCGGTCAGGAGGCGACGCTCGGCGGGCGATGCGCCGCGCACCAGGATCACTGTGTCGGCCCACGCCACGTCGTGCGTCGAGGGCGACACGCTCGACCCGGTTCGGAACTCGCAGAGGCGGCTTTTCGCCCCGAGACCCTCAAACACGGTGTGGACCCCCAGTACGGCGGACGGGATCGGTGCTTCGCAGAGCGCGAGAATACGGGCGGGTCTGGCTTTGGTGGACGGCATCGAGGGGGCTCGGGCTTGCACTAGGCTGCACCGGGTCTCTACACAAGCGCGGTGCCGAGACGCATCCTCTCCTGGAACGTGAATGGAATCCGCGCCTGCGTGGACAAGGGTTTTCTCGACTGGCTATGTCGCTCGAAGGCTGATGTGGTCGGCCTGCAGGAGACGCGAGTCAGCGAGGAGAAGCTTCCACCGGGGCTCCGTCGGCAGCGCCGCTTCCCGAGCTTCTCGCTCTCGGAGGCGACGTCGAAAAAGGGCTACAGCGGCGTCGGGCTTTTCTCGCGCGAAGAGCCCGTTTCTCTGACGACGGAGCTCGCCCGCCCGCGATTCGATCGCGAGGGTCGGTTTCAGCTCGCTCGATTCGACGATCTGCTCGTCGCGAACGTCTACTTCCCGAACGGAAACGGGAAGGACCGCGACAACAGCCGGGTGCCCTACAAGCTCTCTTTCACGCGGCGAGTGTTCGACCTCGTCGACGAGGCGCGCGCAGCGACGGGCCTGCCTGCGGTCATCATGGGGGATTTCAATACAGCTCCCGACGAGATCGATCTCGCCCGTCCGAAGGGCAACAAGAAGACGAGTGGCTTTCTTCCTGAGGAGCGCAAGGCGCTCGCGAAGTGTCTGAAGCGTGGGTACGTCGACACGTTCCGCGCGCTTCACCCCGAAGAGGTTCGGTACTCCTGGTGGAGCAGTCGCTTCGGTGTGCGAGCGAAAAACATCGGGTGGCGGATCGATCTCCTCGTCGTGTCCGAGGATCTGATGCCACGAGTGAAGCGCGCGTTCATCCTCACCGACGTTGTGGGCTCCGACCACTGTCCGATCGGGATCGACTTGGATTAGTGGCGCGCCGCCAGATGCGATAGGCAAGGCGGCGGTGGACCACTTCAGTCGAATTCGCGACCAGGTCGCGATCGTCGGTATCGGGCAGCTGCCGTTCGCGAAGGATCTCGGCCGACCGATCTCCGACACTGCAATCGAGGCGAGTCAGAGCGCTCTCGACGACGCCGGGCTCGCCGCCGAGGACGTCGACGGGATCGTCATGTACGAGCTCGAGAAGACCCATGAGGTGACGATCGCTCGTGGGCTCGGTGTTTCGAACCTGCAGTGGTGGGACAAGATCACCTACGGAGGGGGCGCCTCGTGCGCGACGATTCTGCACGCCGCCGCGGCGATCGCTTGCGGAGCCGCGACCACCGTCCTCTGCCTTCGCGCCCGCAATAGGGGGAGTAAGGCCGCGCGGCCGTGGGCGCAGGAGCGCGAACTCGTCACCGACGACAAGGCGTTGCACGTTCCCTGGGGCCTCATTCGGCCCGTCGACGTCATCGGGATGTGGGCTCATCGCCACATGTTGGTCCACGGGACCACGCGCGAGCAGCTCGGTAACGTGGCGATTGCGGCTCGTAAGCATGCGAACCGTAACCCTCACGCGATGATGCACGACCGGCCGCTCGACATGGAGACCTATCTTGGGGGCCGCGTGATCGGGTATCCGCTCACTCTGTACGATTGCTGTCTCGAAACCGACGGTGCCCTCGCGTGCGTCGTCACGACGAAGGAGCGCGCCCGGGACCTTCGACAGAAGCCGGCATGGGTCCACTCGGGTGCGCAGGCGAGTGGTCCCAACCCGGTTCACCTCGCGAACTACAACACGCCCGAGATGGAGACGACTGCCGTTCCGTGCGCGCGTCAGCTGTGGGATCGGTCGGACCTGAAGCCGAAGGACATGGACTGCGCGCAGATCTACGACGCGTTCACGCCGCTGGTGATTCTCGGTCTCGAGGACTACGGATTCTGCGAGCGAGGTGAGGGCGGAAGCTTCACCGAAGAGGGACGGATCGAGCTCGGCGGCGCGCTGCCCGTGCTCACCTCCGGAGGGGGCCTCAGCGAGGCGTACACCCATGGATTCAATCTGCTTCTCGAAGCCGTACGTCAGGTGCGCGGAACATCGACTGCGCAGGTCGATGGATGTCAGTCGGTTCTCGTGACGGGCGCGTCGGGCGTCGCCACGAGCGCCCTGGTGGTGCGAGGCGACTGATGCTCCATCCGGACTATCCACTTCCCGACGTCGAGCACCCGGTCACGGCACCGTTCTGGGTCGGCTGTCGCGAACGAAAGCTGATGATCCAACGTGACGAGGAGACGGGGGCGTACCATTGGCCGCCGAAGCCGGCCTACTGGAAGGGCGATCGCTTGCGCTGGGTCGAGACATCCGGGCGGGGCGAAGTCTACAGCTGGGTCATCGGGAGTGAGCCCTTCCTCCCCGCGTTCGAGCACTTGCTGCCCTTGATCATGGTCGTCACCGAGCTGGAGGAGGGCCCCCGGCTGGTCGGTTACATGGTTTCTTGTACCGTCGAAGAGATGCGTCTCGGACTGCCGGTCCAGGTCGTCTACGAGCCCCTCACGGCCGAAGTGACTTTGCCCGTGTGGGCGCCGCGCTAGCGGCTTGCTTCCGGATCTCCCGATGGGTTTGCAACTTTCCTCGAAGTCGAGTTTTTCGGTGTTCGGATGAAGGCGGCGAGCATCAGCTACCGGGTGGCGGACTTCCTGCGACGTCATCCCCCGTTCGAGTGGATGGGGGAGGAAGAACTGGTCGTTCTCGCCGGGACCGGCCGGGTTCGGTTCCACGAAGCCCTGGAGGTGCTCCACGACGCCGGTGAGGTTCGTCAGTCGCAGTTCTCCGTGATCCAGCAAGGGACGGTTGAGATCCTCGACGACGAGGGGGTCCTGCACGATCTTCTCGGGCCCGGCGACATCGTCGGGATCGGTTCGAGCGAGCGCCATCGCTATCTGGCGCGAACGGCGTCCGACGTCCTGGTCTACATGTTCCCGCGCGAAGCGGTTCGCCCGCTGCTGGAACGGCATGCGCGTGCGCGTCGCTACCTCGAGACGGTTTTCTCGCTGGCGGACGAGGGACGCGCGGGAGGGCCCGGATCGCTCGGGCCTTCGGACTTCTGGCTTGATGCCCTGCTGCCCGAGGAACGGGCGCAGTGTGAAGCGGCCGTCTGCCGCGCGGACGAATCTGTGGCTGCGGTTGCGGGCCGAATGACGGCTGAGGGTCTGTCTGCGGTCGCGGTGCTGGACGGAGATGGCCGCTTGCTCGGAGTGGTTCGCGACGCCGACTTTCGCGCGCGTGTCGCAACCGGCAACCTCTTGCCGACAGGCGAGATCGGGGCACTGCTCTCGCCGGCGGCCGCGGGGCTCGCGGCCGCCGATCACGGGCAGCCGGTCGGAGCTTACTGGCGGCGGATGCTGCGCGCCGGGGTTTCGACGCTTCCGCTCGCGGCATCGCCGTCGGGCGATGTCGTCGGTGTTCTCACCGAGAACGACCTTGCCGTCGATCTGGGGGGTGACCCGCTCGTTCCAATTCTACGAATCGGGCGCGCGCGCAGCCTCGATCAGGTTCGCGTGTTCCGCCGTGCGGCCGAAACGGCGATCGAACGTCTGCTGACCAACCGGCGGTCGGCGCCCTGGGCGGTCGAGGCGGCGGGCGCACTCGACGTGGCCACGTGCCGGTGGGTCGTGGGCCGTGCCGAGGCGGATCTCGGGGCGGCGGCCCGAGCCGCGGAGCGGTGCTGGGTGTTGCTCGGCGCGGCGGGGCGGCGAGAACGATTTGGCTCGATGCCGATGGGCGTCGGATTGATTTGGAGGGGCGAGCCCGACGACACCGTTCGCATGGGGCGGCTCGCCGACCGGGTCGGTGCGCAGCTCACGGAGCTCGGCATCCAGCTCGCGTTCCACATGCTCCCGTCCGGCAGCGGCATCCCGACGCACGGGACTTTGGACCAATGGAAGGCCGCCTACGAAGGCTGGGTCCACGACCCGATCGGGACCGGCATGTATAAGGCGCTCGGTTTCTTCGACGTGCTCTTCGTTGCCGGAGAGCAG from Candidatus Binatia bacterium includes these protein-coding regions:
- a CDS encoding CNNM domain-containing protein, coding for MSADAWLLVLYVGTALTVSFLASLLEATLLSVRISDIESRANSGSQGAILLLDLKRHRIDDAISAVLTMNTIAQTLGAALAGAQAARVFGSARVGIFSGVLTILVLICTEIIPKTLGTVYAAHLVNFVGRTIGILTFALAPILYLTRFLTRLIAPGGTPPISRSELTALVGMAAREGAIEMQESQVFENVLELEQIKVEDVMTPRTVVIMLPTTSTLGELVEHTETSSVSRIPLFAEDRDRVKGYCVQREALLAAARGAAPETPLTEFMRDVTFIPDSATLARALRHFLDEGEHVAMAVDEFGGMSGLVTLEDLVETILGVEIVDESDRVADLRHLATELRDRRLARRQARRAGQPVPKRAT
- a CDS encoding HAMP domain-containing sensor histidine kinase — its product is MSTPDPGHNAQLPADPVGPRAIRAAYRAANADLLRQRIDMGVALFSLTGFALLFQEWAAYQEQAESVGLIFAGQVLICVAALSLARWQRVRERLPAIGALLASAIVGTVFVEDVLLGLSPEVITIGLVSILSCTAALFPWGWRAQCVVSGVCVLGLVGVEVLGLVEPVGAHAYAGLMTVAAATVAGALLVGRYRFAAFQRAAGLERVSRANREEADIAAALVEVGHTLAAVVGNPDVFDRVNRLIAELLGCDWSGTVTLDPERRVYRVVGLHGVSAEIREQAESMEFPEESFPLLRKLEDGGMVEVQDASANGLVPAAFFEKFRVSAALAAPIVLGGEVVGVVTNGYAEQRGPFSRRHRRITAGIAQATAIAVENQRLFNDLTRANRVKSDFVSTMSHELRTPVNVMLGFARVLEEGDAGELSGEQRDIVRRIRRSGLRLGELVDAILDLSKLESSAERVKLDWVELDSFLADLEEEFAAEAEEAAVHLEWQNLLDGRRILTEERCLKTILRHLVRNAVKFAPRGEVRVEIAQSAASLVLIVSDSGIGIAPEDVESIFQEFHQIDATDSREFGGVGLGLHIVHRLVERLGGSVAVVSEPGRGSDFTVEIPAQFARARGA
- a CDS encoding ABC transporter permease; translated protein: MLDGLWRYRTFIASMVRREFQARYLGSALGSLWSVLNPLAMIFIYTVIFGQVMRARLPGVEDGTSYGIFLCAGLLPWNMFVETLQRGTNVFVDQGNLLKKMTFPRASLPIIVVASALVNFAIIFGLLLFVMLVLGRFPGWPLLGLVPLLFLQQMIAVGIGVGLGVLNVFFRDVGQAVGILLQFWFWFTPIIYPLSILGERLQFLVRLNPMTAFVDAYQGILLYDRSPDWLSFLPHLVLACLALALGRKIFRRLAGEMTDYL
- a CDS encoding ABC transporter ATP-binding protein; translation: MGRIVARGLGKKFRIYRRSRDQLLEWMSRGGKTLHREDWVLRDIDFEVNEGESVGIIGMNGAGKSTLLRILTGTTLASEGSFEVSGRVAALLELGLGIHPEFDGWQNAGLACRLLGVEEHDIPKVLPWVQEFSELGSHMDQPVRTYSTGMQVRLAFSAATAVRPDVLMVDEALSVGDAYFQHKSMSRIRAFREEGTTLLFVTHDPGAVKSLCDRALLLEAGRLVLDDAPDAVFDYYNARIAQREKDAEIEQHKDSEGRSVTRSGTREAELVSVTVEDGEGRPARLFRVGAAATIRCRIKLNAAMDCPTVGFVIRDRLGSDVFGSNTFHLDVGGAVGEAGELFEAEFRTVMHLGPGTYSLSVALHRDHVHVESNYDWWDRAALIEVVPGENAPFTGLAALPIEGTVRRRPSGD
- a CDS encoding glycosyltransferase family 2 protein; amino-acid sequence: MAARVSVTLVTFDSAEDLPRCLDALAAQTQAPAEVIVVDNASSDGSAGVAERHAVVTRVERNTDNRGFAAGQNQALGHAGGDWVLVLNPDVTLGPGFLEALGEHFEAPPALGTLCGKLLRAEPDGSPRTPPTLDSAGVVFERSFRHLDRGSEARDDGQFDRLEPVFGATGAAACYRRDMIEDVSIEGEFFDEAFFAYREDADLAWRAQLLGWDCLYVPKAVGYHVRRVLPANRRGVAAVLNRHSVKNRFLMRIKNADSAVILRCGARGVARDLLVLGGCLTTEWSSLPAFMDVARLWPRARRQRKVIQARRRRDPSVVAGWFT
- a CDS encoding ABC transporter permease — encoded protein: MTPASGTSAPRSTPVLGSRQEHLRTLSIAWQLARLDLVRRYTATMLGLAWAVLSPLLMAAVIGLVFARLFGVELRTFLPYLFLNLTLWGFFIACLDGGAISFLAAEGYIKQVPRVSLFTYPLRMIFAAFVTLLLGLVAAALVSLVFGGRISPAWFYILPGLVAWFLFGFSIACVSGVFNTAVRDFQYIQSVGIQALFYATPVMFPADLLVSHGLSWMLTYNPIYHLMVLVRVPMLVNQVPAAPHYVASIATLVVSLSAAYFAVKRARPRLVFWL